From a single Candidatus Defluviilinea gracilis genomic region:
- a CDS encoding AAA family ATPase: protein MDDSTPEFLKRLRKFVQAEADAQYRALEKQWSHPLQERVARGWAIEGLRVEQVKNGIIRLSCITNDSRFREGDLVLLHRDDPHDPDALHCELQYDGETDLEVSLIRGNEVFLASNPESWIMDQDWFDASPFYLEALNAVADSQLGRSTILPLLQGSLSPKIDYARYERARSELQNAGLNDSQMEAVALSYATDLLHLIQGPPGTGKTLMLAHLARLLVKDGRRVFVTALTHRAIHNALNKISQVDDSIPVCKIGEGRHASDLNVPNFERFDQSRFGENSGGYVIGATPFALQSRRLSGVEFDVALFDEASQITLPLAIMGMLAGSKYVFIGDEKQLPPVTVFSATEATQASIFGYLAGRGNETMLDVTYRLNDTLTEWPSRTFYRNELKSSEEAAGRRLNLSPETTRWDFALDPASPAVFLDLCHQNTTVRSRIEADVVMELILSLFMRDVSPEDIGVVVPYRAQSRLIRSLIRRNLLENDLANRLVVDTVERMQGQEREVIIVSFATASAKFAAQVADFLFQPQRLNVAVTRPRTKLILVGSHHMLDADQYDGTHQETMVMVRNLIDGCHAITVPDGRLD, encoded by the coding sequence ATGGACGACTCGACTCCAGAATTCCTGAAAAGGCTCCGAAAATTTGTTCAAGCCGAAGCGGACGCTCAATATCGCGCCCTGGAAAAACAATGGTCGCATCCGCTTCAGGAGCGGGTTGCAAGAGGCTGGGCAATCGAAGGACTGCGCGTCGAACAGGTGAAGAACGGGATTATCCGCCTCTCGTGCATCACCAACGACTCGCGCTTTCGTGAAGGCGATCTGGTCTTGCTGCACCGTGATGATCCCCACGATCCGGACGCCCTGCATTGTGAACTGCAGTACGACGGGGAAACCGACCTCGAAGTCAGCCTGATTCGCGGCAATGAAGTTTTTCTTGCTTCCAACCCTGAGAGTTGGATCATGGATCAGGATTGGTTCGACGCCAGCCCGTTTTACCTGGAGGCGCTGAACGCTGTTGCTGATTCACAGTTGGGACGCTCTACGATCCTGCCATTGCTTCAAGGCTCCCTCTCTCCAAAAATAGACTATGCCCGCTACGAGCGCGCCCGGAGCGAATTACAAAATGCCGGACTCAATGACAGCCAAATGGAGGCGGTAGCGCTCTCGTATGCAACCGACCTCCTACACTTGATTCAAGGTCCGCCCGGCACTGGCAAGACTCTTATGCTTGCACATCTTGCGCGTCTTCTCGTAAAAGATGGACGCCGCGTCTTCGTCACTGCCCTTACCCACCGCGCCATCCACAATGCGCTGAATAAAATCTCGCAAGTGGACGATTCGATTCCCGTCTGCAAGATCGGCGAAGGACGGCATGCAAGCGATCTCAATGTTCCGAACTTTGAGAGATTCGATCAATCGCGCTTTGGAGAAAACAGCGGCGGGTATGTGATCGGCGCCACACCATTTGCCCTGCAATCCAGAAGATTATCCGGTGTTGAATTCGACGTGGCGCTGTTCGACGAAGCCTCGCAAATCACTTTGCCGCTGGCGATCATGGGAATGCTGGCGGGCAGTAAATATGTTTTCATCGGGGACGAAAAGCAACTGCCCCCGGTCACGGTATTTTCGGCGACGGAAGCCACACAGGCATCCATATTCGGTTATCTCGCAGGTCGTGGAAACGAAACCATGCTGGATGTGACCTACCGCTTGAATGATACTCTGACAGAATGGCCCAGCCGAACCTTTTATCGCAACGAACTCAAGTCAAGCGAAGAGGCAGCGGGAAGGCGTTTGAATTTATCGCCAGAAACGACTCGCTGGGATTTTGCCTTGGATCCCGCTTCGCCTGCGGTCTTTCTCGATCTCTGCCACCAAAATACGACTGTGCGTAGCCGTATCGAAGCGGATGTTGTCATGGAGTTGATCCTGTCCCTGTTCATGCGGGACGTATCTCCGGAAGACATTGGCGTGGTTGTGCCCTATCGCGCTCAAAGCCGCTTGATACGCAGCCTGATTCGCAGAAATCTGCTGGAGAACGATCTTGCTAACCGCCTCGTAGTAGATACGGTCGAGCGGATGCAGGGACAGGAACGCGAGGTGATTATCGTCTCTTTCGCCACTGCCAGCGCTAAATTTGCCGCGCAGGTTGCAGATTTCCTGTTCCAACCCCAGCGTCTAAATGTAGCCGTGACACGCCCGCGCACCAAGTTGATCCTGGTCGGCAGTCATCACATGCTTGATGCCGATCAATATGACGGAACCCATCAAGAAACAATGGTCATGGTTCGGAACTTGATTGACGGTTGTCATGCCATCACTGTACCCGATGGCAGATTAGACTGA
- a CDS encoding amidohydrolase family protein gives MDTLLKHFTLIDGTGRKPVADAVIAIRDGKISYAGPASTWEGEAGGESITLDLNGAYILPGLIDTHVHLSGSGEADSQFYAPTGQMALKILSNAQKNLAAGITTARDLGGWSELEFDVRRSIQRGDFAGPRLCLAGRFISITEAGAEYYAGMYRVADGVDEVRKAVREQVKHGADVIKMGVTGAVLVESGAPGVTHFNEDEIQALVDEAKKFGKPVAMHAHGIDGIRKAVEAGVTTLEHGTYLHRDPGVIRLMAQRGVFLVPTLKAGWDIILAEKSNIPDWIMRKNVDSQGDAAKSLKAAHETGARVAMGSDVGTPLNYHGENALEIYWMEQAGLSKMEALVAATGNAAKALGWDSWLGTLEAGKVADLIAHEKNPLEDLRALADKESLRLVMKDGEVAASHAGSVLPNELLAKQVLTIR, from the coding sequence ATGGATACCCTCCTGAAACATTTCACCCTCATCGACGGGACCGGGCGCAAGCCGGTCGCGGATGCGGTCATTGCCATACGCGATGGAAAAATCTCCTATGCCGGACCAGCCTCCACTTGGGAGGGCGAAGCGGGCGGCGAATCCATCACGCTTGATTTGAATGGCGCGTACATCCTGCCGGGTCTCATCGACACGCATGTCCATCTCTCCGGCTCGGGTGAAGCGGACAGTCAGTTCTATGCGCCGACAGGGCAGATGGCGTTGAAGATTCTCTCGAACGCGCAAAAGAATCTCGCGGCGGGAATCACCACTGCGCGCGATCTTGGCGGCTGGAGCGAACTCGAATTCGATGTCCGTCGTTCCATCCAACGCGGTGATTTTGCGGGTCCGCGCCTGTGTTTGGCGGGGCGATTCATTTCCATCACCGAAGCGGGCGCGGAGTATTACGCGGGCATGTATCGCGTGGCAGATGGCGTGGACGAGGTGCGCAAGGCGGTGCGCGAACAGGTGAAGCATGGCGCGGATGTGATCAAGATGGGCGTGACGGGAGCGGTGTTGGTGGAAAGCGGCGCGCCCGGTGTGACGCATTTCAATGAGGATGAAATTCAAGCGCTGGTGGATGAGGCAAAAAAGTTTGGCAAGCCGGTGGCCATGCACGCGCACGGCATTGACGGGATTCGCAAAGCGGTGGAAGCGGGCGTGACCACGCTGGAGCATGGAACGTATTTGCATCGCGACCCTGGCGTGATCCGCCTGATGGCGCAACGCGGGGTCTTTTTGGTGCCGACCTTGAAAGCGGGGTGGGATATTATTTTGGCGGAGAAATCGAACATCCCCGACTGGATCATGCGGAAGAATGTCGATTCACAGGGCGATGCGGCAAAAAGTTTGAAGGCGGCGCACGAGACCGGCGCGCGGGTTGCGATGGGTTCGGATGTGGGCACGCCGTTGAATTATCACGGCGAGAACGCGCTCGAAATATATTGGATGGAGCAGGCGGGTCTTTCGAAGATGGAAGCGCTCGTTGCGGCGACAGGCAATGCGGCGAAAGCCCTGGGCTGGGATTCGTGGCTGGGCACGCTCGAAGCAGGCAAGGTCGCCGACCTAATCGCGCACGAGAAGAATCCGCTGGAGGATTTGCGCGCGCTGGCGGATAAAGAGAGTTTGCGACTGGTAATGAAAGATGGGGAAGTGGCGGCGAGCCATGCGGGGAGCGTTTTGCCGAATGAATTGTTGGCGAAACAGGTGTTGACGATTCGTTAG
- a CDS encoding GNAT family N-acetyltransferase, producing MTNLEVKKLSFNSPLRVPESLSFAATFTALDSWTGLVKEIYGYETYRFEAVKNNEVTGILALTHVRHPIFGNYLATSPFGSFGGFAFSSAEARDGLLEEAQKLADELKVEYVVVRFMEDNNAPPPSWIQNPIYSTYLLDLPSNPEDLMQTFGHQHRKHTRQSLRKGFKVTFGQLELLDETYEALAQSMHELGSPYHSMKYLQTMASLLGDKLEFIVIKTADDSLVGSAVLAYHEDTATNLHANILHKYRAEYAGECLYWNILEHYIQKGIKVCDMGRSLNGSGNETFKFKWKPRKVPLAYWYYLPKGGEIPELNQKSPKFQFAIWLWKRLPAFAVRMLGPHLIRGIV from the coding sequence GTGACCAACCTTGAAGTCAAAAAACTCTCCTTCAACTCACCTCTGCGCGTGCCAGAGTCTCTTTCGTTCGCCGCGACGTTCACCGCCCTCGATTCGTGGACTGGTCTCGTAAAAGAAATTTACGGCTATGAAACCTATCGCTTTGAAGCCGTGAAAAATAATGAAGTCACAGGCATCCTCGCCCTCACGCATGTTCGACATCCCATCTTTGGAAATTATCTGGCAACGTCCCCGTTCGGCTCGTTCGGCGGATTTGCATTTTCCTCCGCCGAAGCGCGCGATGGACTTTTAGAAGAAGCTCAGAAACTTGCCGATGAGTTGAAGGTTGAATACGTCGTCGTTCGATTTATGGAAGATAACAACGCGCCTCCCCCGTCGTGGATTCAAAACCCGATCTACTCCACCTATTTGCTTGACCTCCCATCCAATCCCGAAGATCTGATGCAAACATTCGGTCACCAACACCGCAAACACACGCGCCAGTCACTGCGCAAGGGATTCAAAGTTACGTTTGGTCAACTCGAATTGCTGGATGAAACTTACGAGGCATTAGCGCAGAGTATGCACGAACTTGGCTCGCCTTATCATTCAATGAAATACTTGCAGACGATGGCATCCCTGCTTGGAGATAAACTCGAATTTATTGTCATCAAAACCGCGGACGATTCACTCGTCGGGAGTGCGGTGCTTGCCTATCACGAAGATACCGCGACAAATTTACACGCGAACATCCTGCACAAATATCGCGCGGAGTATGCGGGCGAGTGTTTGTACTGGAACATCCTTGAGCATTACATCCAAAAAGGAATCAAAGTCTGCGACATGGGACGCAGCTTGAATGGTTCAGGTAATGAGACCTTCAAATTCAAGTGGAAGCCGCGCAAAGTTCCGCTGGCGTATTGGTATTATCTGCCGAAAGGCGGAGAGATCCCTGAGTTGAATCAGAAAAGCCCGAAGTTTCAGTTTGCGATCTGGCTGTGGAAGCGATTACCTGCCTTCGCCGTGCGGATGTTGGGTCCGCATTTGATTCGGGGGATCGTGTGA
- a CDS encoding four helix bundle protein → MAKINRFEDLQSWQKARQLANYIYDLTEQPKVSKDFRLRDQIQGAAGSVMHNIAEGFDSGTNPNFIRFLEMSRRSASEVQSELYLALDRKYITDENLNAAYSLATESKRLINGMIG, encoded by the coding sequence ATGGCAAAGATAAATCGTTTTGAGGATCTGCAGAGTTGGCAGAAGGCTCGCCAATTGGCTAACTACATTTATGATTTAACCGAACAGCCAAAGGTCTCAAAGGATTTTCGGTTGCGCGATCAGATTCAAGGCGCGGCGGGCTCCGTCATGCACAATATCGCTGAAGGATTTGATTCTGGAACCAACCCGAACTTCATCCGATTTCTGGAAATGTCGAGACGGTCTGCGAGTGAAGTACAATCCGAGTTGTATCTTGCTCTTGACCGTAAATACATCACCGATGAAAACCTCAACGCCGCATATTCTCTCGCGACCGAATCGAAACGGCTCATCAACGGCATGATCGGATAG
- the arcC gene encoding carbamate kinase, which produces MTKLAVVAIGGNALIKDDKRVTVEDQEVALRETAVHLADMIEAGWDLAIGHGNGPQVGFILRRSEIAAKVEGMHEVPLDVCGADSQGAIGYELQQALRNEFFKRGMDKKVCTIVTQVLVDKEDAAFKKPTKPIGSFMDEAEAKRREKEMGWSVVEDAGRGWRRVVASPLPKEIVELDAVKTLLSAGQVVITVGGGGIPVIDRGDGELVGTAAVIDKDFASSLLASSINAEIFIVATAVEKVAINFGKPDQQWLDKMTRAEAQAYLEEGKHFAKGSMAPKVQAAIRYLENGGGAAIITNPENIGRALKGETGTWIVR; this is translated from the coding sequence ATGACTAAACTAGCAGTCGTCGCCATCGGCGGCAATGCCCTCATCAAAGACGATAAGCGCGTCACCGTCGAAGATCAGGAAGTTGCGTTGCGCGAAACAGCCGTCCACCTCGCGGATATGATCGAGGCGGGCTGGGACCTCGCCATCGGTCACGGCAACGGGCCGCAAGTGGGGTTCATCCTGCGCCGCTCAGAGATCGCCGCGAAAGTGGAGGGGATGCATGAAGTCCCGCTTGATGTGTGTGGCGCGGACTCGCAGGGCGCGATCGGATATGAATTGCAACAAGCGTTGCGCAACGAATTTTTTAAACGCGGCATGGACAAGAAAGTCTGCACGATTGTCACGCAAGTGTTGGTGGATAAAGAAGACGCCGCGTTCAAAAAGCCGACCAAGCCGATTGGAAGTTTCATGGATGAAGCCGAGGCGAAGCGACGCGAAAAAGAGATGGGCTGGTCGGTGGTGGAAGATGCAGGCAGAGGCTGGAGGAGAGTCGTCGCGTCCCCGCTGCCGAAAGAGATCGTCGAGCTGGATGCGGTGAAGACGCTTCTTTCCGCAGGGCAGGTTGTCATCACCGTGGGCGGCGGGGGCATCCCCGTGATTGATCGCGGCGACGGTGAACTCGTCGGCACTGCCGCAGTCATTGACAAGGATTTCGCATCGTCACTGCTCGCGAGTTCGATCAACGCCGAAATTTTTATCGTCGCAACGGCGGTTGAAAAAGTGGCGATCAACTTCGGCAAGCCCGACCAGCAATGGCTCGACAAAATGACTCGCGCCGAAGCGCAGGCGTATCTCGAGGAAGGCAAACATTTCGCCAAAGGTTCGATGGCGCCGAAAGTGCAAGCCGCGATCCGTTATTTGGAAAACGGCGGCGGCGCGGCGATCATCACCAACCCCGAAAATATCGGGCGCGCGCTGAAGGGTGAAACGGGAACGTGGATCGTTAGATAG
- a CDS encoding ornithine carbamoyltransferase: MQTNFRGRDFIGDLDFTKEEVETVLDVAWDLKRKRALGEPHALLRDKVLAMLFFFTSTRTRGSFEAGMAQLGGHAAFIDSETTQISHGDTAKEIGEIFGRYFDGIAIRQCDWQYGNQYINEVAKASRAPILNMQCDVYHPFQCLADIMTVIEKKGRDLKKKKVVVSWAYAASYSKPISVPQSLILQMTRFGCDVVLAHPPEFKLMPDIMQQAKDNAKKYGVGFDVTDNMDEAFKDADVVYPKSWGPLLTTTGKEEGKALIDKYKSWITDERRMGLTKEDSIYMHCLPADRGLEVTDGVIDGKHSVVYDEAENRLHAQKAVMALTMS, translated from the coding sequence ATGCAAACCAACTTCAGAGGCCGCGATTTCATCGGCGACCTCGACTTCACCAAAGAGGAAGTCGAAACCGTTTTAGACGTGGCGTGGGATTTGAAACGCAAGCGCGCGCTCGGTGAACCGCACGCGTTGTTGCGCGACAAAGTCCTTGCCATGCTGTTCTTCTTCACGTCCACGCGCACACGCGGATCGTTCGAGGCGGGCATGGCACAACTCGGCGGACATGCCGCGTTCATTGACAGCGAAACGACTCAAATTTCGCACGGCGATACCGCGAAAGAGATCGGCGAAATTTTCGGTCGCTACTTCGACGGCATTGCCATCCGTCAATGCGACTGGCAATATGGCAATCAATATATCAACGAGGTTGCCAAAGCCAGCCGCGCGCCGATCCTCAACATGCAATGCGATGTGTATCATCCCTTCCAATGTCTGGCGGATATTATGACCGTCATCGAAAAGAAGGGACGCGACTTGAAGAAAAAGAAAGTCGTCGTCTCGTGGGCGTATGCCGCGTCGTACAGCAAACCGATCTCGGTGCCGCAATCGTTGATCCTGCAAATGACCCGCTTCGGTTGCGACGTGGTGCTGGCTCACCCGCCTGAGTTCAAACTCATGCCCGACATCATGCAACAGGCAAAGGACAACGCGAAGAAATACGGCGTCGGTTTCGATGTGACCGACAACATGGACGAAGCCTTCAAAGATGCGGATGTGGTGTATCCCAAGAGTTGGGGTCCGCTTCTCACAACGACAGGCAAAGAAGAAGGCAAAGCCCTGATTGACAAATACAAATCATGGATCACCGACGAGCGCCGCATGGGACTCACCAAGGAAGACTCGATCTACATGCACTGCCTCCCCGCCGACCGCGGACTCGAAGTCACCGACGGCGTGATAGACGGCAAACATTCGGTTGTCTACGATGAAGCCGAGAACCGCCTCCACGCGCAGAAAGCCGTGATGGCGTTGACGATGAGTTAG
- a CDS encoding YgeY family selenium metabolism-linked hydrolase: MTNKLQEIQKRVNNSREEMIQFMLEICEIPSMDSKIGPVGERVQAEMKKLGFDEARFDKMGNTIGRIGNGERVIVYDSHIDTVGVGDPSMWGWDPFKGKIENGVLYARGACDEKGSTPGMIYGLAMARDLGLLDGWTAYYFGNMEEWCDGIAPNTFVEVDPGIKPDFVVIGEPTKMLTYRGHKGRLEMKITSKGRSAHAASNHLGDNAIYKLLPIIAGIRDLEPQLGDHEFLGHGKITVSDMHVKTPSINAVPDEAVIFIDRRMTFGETKEQVRAQVEALIPKEFKDSVKLEELFYDEPSYTGFVFPVDKYFPAWALEEDHPLVRAGQLAREQIGLTPAPSGKWNFSTNGIYWAGKAGIPSIGFGPGDEETAHTVNDSVSLEDMVKATEFYAILPSLIK, encoded by the coding sequence ATGACAAACAAACTACAAGAAATACAAAAGCGAGTCAACAACTCACGCGAAGAGATGATCCAGTTCATGCTCGAAATTTGCGAGATTCCGAGTATGGATTCCAAGATCGGCCCCGTCGGCGAGCGTGTTCAGGCAGAAATGAAGAAGTTGGGTTTCGACGAAGCCCGCTTCGACAAGATGGGCAACACCATCGGGCGCATCGGAAATGGGGAGCGAGTCATCGTCTATGATTCGCACATTGATACGGTTGGGGTGGGCGATCCGTCCATGTGGGGATGGGATCCGTTCAAAGGCAAAATTGAAAATGGTGTGCTTTATGCGCGCGGCGCGTGCGATGAAAAAGGCTCCACACCTGGGATGATCTACGGCTTGGCGATGGCGCGCGATCTCGGTCTGCTCGACGGCTGGACGGCGTATTACTTCGGCAACATGGAAGAATGGTGTGACGGCATCGCGCCCAACACGTTCGTTGAAGTTGACCCTGGCATCAAACCCGATTTTGTCGTCATCGGTGAGCCGACGAAGATGCTCACGTATCGCGGACACAAGGGGCGGCTCGAGATGAAGATCACGTCGAAGGGACGCAGCGCGCACGCCGCGTCGAATCATCTCGGCGACAACGCCATCTACAAATTACTTCCCATCATCGCGGGCATCCGCGATCTCGAACCGCAACTCGGCGACCATGAATTTCTCGGGCATGGCAAGATCACCGTCAGCGACATGCACGTCAAAACGCCGTCCATCAACGCGGTGCCTGATGAGGCGGTCATCTTCATTGATCGGCGCATGACGTTCGGCGAAACGAAGGAGCAGGTGCGGGCGCAGGTCGAGGCGTTGATTCCCAAGGAGTTCAAAGACAGCGTCAAACTTGAAGAACTTTTTTACGATGAGCCTTCGTATACGGGATTCGTTTTCCCTGTGGATAAATATTTCCCCGCGTGGGCATTGGAGGAAGACCATCCGCTCGTCCGCGCGGGACAGCTGGCGCGTGAACAAATCGGCTTGACTCCCGCCCCCAGCGGCAAGTGGAACTTCTCCACGAACGGAATCTACTGGGCGGGCAAAGCAGGCATCCCGTCAATCGGATTCGGTCCAGGCGACGAAGAGACCGCGCACACTGTCAACGATTCCGTCTCGCTCGAAGATATGGTCAAAGCGACGGAGTTCTACGCGATCTTGCCGAGTTTGATCAAGTAA
- a CDS encoding GntR family transcriptional regulator, translating into MANFPFQRLQADLAKLIAKTPAGQRLISEPELAKQLGVSRATLREAMRTFETQGVIRRRQGSGTYVVGKIRAIDAGLEKLESIETMARRMNLEITVSDLQIEQFDADADSAKGLGVAEKTRLTRIQRVIRADRRPAAYLVDILPESILKPSDLPSNFSGSVLDFLLARGDKLGISRAVVGATNAHADVAKPLEIQRDDVLLKFESQLFDLKNNVVDFSVSYFIPGYFHFHVNRRVGNTN; encoded by the coding sequence ATGGCAAATTTTCCCTTTCAACGATTGCAAGCCGATCTCGCAAAATTGATCGCGAAGACGCCCGCAGGTCAGCGCTTGATCTCGGAGCCTGAACTTGCGAAACAACTCGGCGTGTCGCGCGCCACGTTGCGCGAAGCGATGCGCACGTTCGAAACGCAAGGCGTGATTCGGCGTCGTCAAGGTTCTGGCACGTATGTGGTCGGCAAGATTCGAGCAATTGACGCGGGTCTTGAAAAACTCGAAAGTATCGAGACGATGGCGCGGCGCATGAACTTGGAAATCACCGTCAGCGATCTGCAGATCGAGCAATTCGATGCGGATGCCGACTCTGCAAAGGGACTCGGCGTCGCCGAAAAGACGCGCCTCACGCGCATCCAACGCGTGATCCGCGCCGACCGCCGTCCCGCCGCCTATTTGGTGGACATCCTGCCCGAGTCGATTCTCAAGCCGTCCGATCTGCCCTCCAACTTCAGCGGCTCTGTCCTCGACTTTCTGCTCGCCCGCGGCGACAAACTCGGAATCTCCCGCGCAGTCGTCGGCGCGACTAACGCCCATGCCGACGTTGCCAAGCCGCTCGAAATCCAACGCGATGATGTTCTGCTGAAGTTCGAGTCGCAGTTATTCGATCTCAAGAACAACGTGGTGGATTTTTCGGTGAGTTATTTTATTCCAGGCTATTTCCATTTCCACGTCAATCGGCGGGTAGGAAATACAAATTAA
- the ade gene encoding adenine deaminase → MPSSTKLTCSLVDIAMGRAPADLVIRGGRWVSVQSGEIIPDTDIAIVDGHIAYVGRDAQHAIGKKTKVIEAKGRFLVPGLLDGHMHVESGMVTVTEFVRAVAARGTTGMFIDPHEIANVFGLRGVKLMVDEAQKQPIHVWVQMPSCVPSAPGLETPGASIGPKEVAAAMKWKGIIGLGEMMNFPGVFMGDKNMLAEMSLTHAAGKTIGGHYASPDLGIPFHGYVAGGAEDDHEGTRLEDAVARVRQGMKSMLRYGSAWHDVAAQVKAITEKKLDSRRFILCTDDSHAGTLTGEGHMDRVLRHAIEQGLPPMTAIQMMTINTAEHFGVSKDMGMIAPGRWADVVLVEDLKNFKADVVIAKGRVIAESGTWKVNLSKFTYPAWVKNSVKLKRRLKAEDFKLQVTSPRSQVKANVIGIIENHAGTRHLTFDLQPEYGEIKADITRDLAKIALVERHKATGGITLGLVSGFGFTAKCAIASTVAHDSHHMIVVGTDDASMAVAGNTLARSGGGQVVVRNGEVIGQVELKIAGLMSTEKADIVARKAESILEGFKMCGCELNNPNMQLSLLALVVIPELRISDKGLVDVTKFEFIPVLES, encoded by the coding sequence ATGCCATCCTCCACAAAACTAACTTGTTCCCTTGTTGATATCGCCATGGGGCGCGCGCCCGCCGACCTTGTGATTCGCGGCGGCAGGTGGGTCAGCGTGCAATCCGGCGAGATCATCCCCGACACGGATATTGCCATCGTGGACGGTCACATTGCTTATGTTGGACGCGATGCGCAACACGCCATCGGCAAAAAGACGAAGGTCATCGAAGCGAAGGGACGTTTCCTCGTGCCGGGGTTGCTGGATGGACACATGCACGTCGAGTCGGGCATGGTCACCGTCACTGAGTTCGTGCGCGCGGTCGCGGCGCGCGGCACGACCGGCATGTTCATTGACCCGCACGAGATCGCCAACGTGTTCGGCTTGCGCGGCGTCAAGTTGATGGTGGACGAAGCGCAAAAGCAACCCATCCACGTGTGGGTGCAGATGCCGTCGTGCGTCCCCTCCGCGCCCGGGCTCGAAACGCCCGGCGCATCCATCGGACCGAAAGAGGTGGCGGCGGCGATGAAATGGAAGGGCATCATCGGCTTGGGCGAGATGATGAACTTTCCCGGCGTGTTCATGGGCGATAAAAACATGCTCGCTGAAATGTCGCTCACCCACGCGGCGGGCAAAACCATCGGCGGACATTACGCCTCGCCCGATCTGGGAATTCCATTTCATGGCTACGTGGCAGGCGGCGCGGAGGACGACCACGAAGGCACGCGCCTCGAAGACGCGGTGGCGCGCGTGCGACAGGGCATGAAATCCATGCTCCGTTACGGGTCGGCGTGGCACGATGTGGCCGCGCAGGTGAAGGCCATTACCGAAAAGAAACTTGATTCGCGCCGCTTCATCCTCTGCACCGACGACTCGCACGCGGGGACGTTGACAGGCGAAGGTCACATGGATCGCGTCCTGCGTCACGCCATCGAGCAGGGACTTCCGCCGATGACCGCGATTCAAATGATGACCATCAATACCGCCGAACATTTCGGCGTGAGCAAAGATATGGGTATGATCGCCCCCGGCCGCTGGGCGGATGTGGTGTTGGTGGAAGATTTGAAAAACTTCAAGGCGGATGTGGTGATTGCAAAAGGAAGAGTGATTGCAGAAAGTGGAACGTGGAAAGTGAATTTGTCGAAATTCACCTATCCCGCGTGGGTGAAGAATTCGGTGAAGTTGAAGAGGCGGTTGAAAGCCGAAGACTTTAAATTACAAGTCACAAGTCCAAGGTCACAGGTCAAAGCCAATGTAATTGGCATCATTGAAAACCATGCAGGCACGCGACATTTGACCTTCGACCTTCAACCCGAATACGGCGAGATCAAAGCCGACATCACCCGCGACCTCGCCAAGATTGCCCTCGTCGAACGTCACAAAGCCACGGGCGGCATCACGCTGGGGCTTGTCAGCGGGTTTGGATTCACCGCGAAATGCGCCATTGCGTCTACCGTCGCGCATGACTCGCATCACATGATCGTCGTCGGCACCGATGACGCGTCGATGGCGGTGGCAGGCAACACCTTGGCGCGAAGCGGAGGCGGGCAGGTCGTCGTCCGCAATGGCGAGGTGATCGGTCAAGTCGAGTTAAAAATCGCGGGGTTGATGTCCACCGAGAAAGCGGACATCGTGGCGCGCAAAGCCGAATCCATTTTGGAGGGATTTAAGATGTGTGGGTGCGAGTTGAATAACCCGAACATGCAATTGAGTTTGCTGGCGCTCGTGGTCATCCCCGAATTGCGGATCTCGGACAAAGGCTTGGTGGATGTGACGAAGTTTGAATTTATTCCCGTATTGGAGTCGTGA